One window of Brevinema andersonii genomic DNA carries:
- the rseP gene encoding RIP metalloprotease RseP → MDAIFAPQLLMNIFGIIVAVFVLGILIAVHELGHLLMAKMCNIRVDTFSIGMGKPIMGFQWGETYYQLGWLPFGGFCAFGDENSKKKDTDPRALVNSPLWGKILTVIGGSLFNIIFALLVLIILFSVGFQEKNLSNKVYVTPNITMNGNVVESPAWVAGLRSGDVIINISGQTISHFMDIPTALAYSKQTNQTITYIRGMITNTVLFVPINNKDTGLEIIGVRPVQEAVVGDILSDGPAVKAGLRLGDRIKMVNQQPIVYFYELEEILATNQSKPLRLEVERAADILYLNVLPSQEENVWQIGVLAEKPQEILVFQKAKNFPEAVSMSMRELKTTIDQILVSLSKLFSGKIDIQKNLSGPVRIVSITGSIAQTQNIVLLIRFMVMLSIALAVFNMLPIPGLDGGALVLNVLRAMFGRFPLAEEIISKIEVFGIILLLVLAALVFVNDIRNIIETKKNQTEMRNE, encoded by the coding sequence ATGGATGCTATTTTTGCTCCTCAATTATTAATGAATATTTTTGGAATTATTGTTGCTGTTTTTGTATTGGGAATTTTGATTGCAGTTCACGAATTAGGACATTTGCTGATGGCTAAGATGTGTAATATTCGTGTTGATACGTTTTCGATTGGGATGGGCAAGCCTATTATGGGATTTCAGTGGGGTGAAACTTATTATCAGTTGGGCTGGCTGCCGTTTGGCGGATTTTGTGCGTTTGGTGATGAAAATTCCAAAAAAAAAGATACTGACCCTAGAGCATTAGTTAATAGTCCGCTTTGGGGAAAAATTCTTACCGTTATTGGCGGTAGTCTTTTTAATATTATTTTTGCATTGCTTGTATTAATTATTTTGTTCAGTGTAGGTTTTCAAGAAAAAAATCTTTCCAATAAAGTTTATGTTACTCCTAATATTACGATGAATGGAAATGTTGTAGAATCGCCGGCTTGGGTTGCAGGGCTTCGTAGTGGTGATGTTATTATTAATATTTCCGGTCAGACGATTTCTCATTTTATGGATATTCCTACAGCGTTAGCCTATTCAAAACAAACAAATCAAACAATTACTTATATTCGGGGGATGATTACGAATACGGTTTTGTTTGTTCCTATCAATAATAAAGATACAGGTCTTGAAATTATTGGTGTACGTCCGGTTCAAGAAGCGGTTGTTGGTGATATTTTAAGCGACGGTCCTGCTGTTAAGGCTGGATTACGTCTGGGTGATAGAATCAAAATGGTCAATCAACAGCCTATTGTTTATTTTTATGAATTAGAAGAAATTCTTGCTACTAATCAAAGTAAGCCTTTGCGTTTAGAGGTGGAAAGGGCGGCGGATATTTTGTATCTTAATGTTTTGCCGTCACAAGAGGAAAATGTATGGCAGATAGGAGTTCTTGCAGAAAAGCCACAAGAGATTTTGGTTTTCCAAAAAGCAAAAAATTTTCCTGAAGCAGTTAGTATGAGTATGAGAGAATTGAAAACTACTATTGACCAGATTTTAGTTTCATTAAGCAAATTGTTTAGCGGCAAAATTGATATTCAAAAAAATCTTTCTGGACCAGTTCGTATTGTAAGCATTACAGGAAGTATTGCGCAAACTCAGAATATCGTGCTTTTGATACGGTTTATGGTGATGCTTAGTATAGCATTGGCTGTATTCAATATGCTGCCGATTCCTGGTTTAGATGGTGGTGCTTTAGTTTTGAATGTTTTAAGAGCTATGTTTGGACGTTTTCCTCTGGCGGAAGAAATTATTTCGAAAATAGAAGTTTTTGGTATAATATTATTATTAGTGCTTGCTGCATTAGTTTTTGTTAATGATATCCGTAATATTATTGAAACTAAGAAAAATCAGACAGAAATGAGAAATGAGTAA
- the rlmB gene encoding 23S rRNA (guanosine(2251)-2'-O)-methyltransferase RlmB, whose protein sequence is MIIYGRNSIEEALLENLDISEIWIDKAKSEKYPGLRKTLKQKNIPVQFIASKELDKKADTLKHQGIAGKIVLPRNIITENMTFHIDYSMFNRILILDGVTDTGNLGAIIRSAVLLGADWILLPKDNSARITAQTIKSSAGSIYKINLAYVNNIKTEIDAMKKEGFSVVALIGEAQQVLSGLKVQKSCIVLGSERDGIRKGIKALCTHKAHLPSTKRMDSFNVSVAAALAMYSLWLDIL, encoded by the coding sequence ATGATTATTTATGGACGTAACTCCATCGAAGAAGCATTACTTGAAAATTTAGATATCTCTGAAATATGGATTGATAAAGCTAAATCGGAAAAATATCCTGGATTAAGAAAAACTTTGAAACAGAAAAATATTCCTGTTCAATTTATTGCATCGAAAGAACTTGATAAAAAAGCAGACACATTAAAGCATCAAGGGATTGCCGGAAAAATAGTTTTACCGAGGAATATTATTACGGAAAATATGACTTTTCATATTGATTATAGCATGTTCAATAGAATTCTTATTTTAGATGGGGTTACTGATACAGGAAATTTAGGAGCTATTATTCGTTCGGCAGTGCTTTTGGGAGCTGATTGGATATTATTGCCTAAGGATAATAGTGCACGTATTACGGCTCAGACGATTAAATCATCTGCTGGTAGTATTTATAAAATAAATTTGGCTTACGTGAATAACATTAAAACAGAGATCGATGCCATGAAAAAAGAGGGATTTTCTGTTGTTGCACTGATAGGTGAAGCACAGCAAGTATTAAGCGGTTTGAAAGTGCAAAAAAGTTGTATTGTTTTGGGATCCGAAAGAGATGGCATTAGAAAAGGTATTAAAGCTTTGTGCACTCATAAAGCTCATCTACCATCAACGAAGCGTATGGATTCGTTTAATGTTTCGGTTGCGGCTGCGTTAGCGATGTATAGTCTTTGGTTGGATATACTTTAA
- a CDS encoding acetate kinase yields the protein MKILVLNAGSSSLKYQLLDTASQSIMAKGVVEKIGLNDTFLGFTNGSHPKVEKNIHAANHDEALKEVFASLVEGPTAVIKDLNEIHAIGHRVVHGGEVYSQPTLVTEAVLTELDKLSDIAPLHNPPNIMGIRACQKIVPQTPQVAVFDTAFHQTMEPVAYMYGLPYEYYEKYGIRRYGFHGTSYAYVTQEAAKFLNKSQDQVNLIVCHIGNGASMAAIKNGKSIDTSMGFTPLEGLMMGTRSGSLDPAAVLYIMEKEKLTPAQASDLLNKQSGLKGVSGVSSDMRDVEAAADQGNKQAKLAKDMMAHYIRRMLGAYLVELDAQVDAIVFTAGMGEFDVQLRAQVTAGLSSLGIEIDQAVNKESKSKLRDISTPSAKIRTLVVPTNEELMIALETQEVVK from the coding sequence ATGAAAATTCTAGTTCTTAATGCTGGTAGTTCATCGCTTAAATATCAGTTGCTTGATACGGCTAGTCAATCGATAATGGCTAAAGGAGTTGTGGAAAAAATTGGGCTTAACGATACTTTTTTGGGTTTTACAAATGGTTCCCATCCGAAAGTAGAAAAAAATATTCATGCAGCTAATCATGATGAAGCATTAAAAGAGGTATTTGCTTCTTTAGTGGAAGGTCCAACTGCAGTGATCAAAGATTTGAACGAAATTCATGCAATAGGCCATCGTGTAGTTCATGGTGGAGAAGTTTACAGTCAGCCTACTCTTGTTACTGAAGCAGTTTTAACAGAACTTGATAAATTATCTGATATTGCCCCTCTTCACAATCCTCCGAATATCATGGGTATACGTGCATGTCAAAAAATTGTTCCACAGACACCTCAAGTGGCTGTTTTTGATACGGCATTTCATCAAACAATGGAACCGGTTGCTTATATGTACGGTCTTCCTTATGAATATTATGAGAAGTACGGTATCCGAAGATATGGATTTCATGGTACATCTTATGCTTACGTAACTCAGGAAGCAGCAAAATTTTTGAACAAGTCTCAAGATCAAGTTAATTTGATAGTGTGTCATATTGGCAATGGGGCTAGTATGGCAGCTATAAAAAATGGTAAATCTATTGACACATCGATGGGTTTTACCCCTCTTGAAGGGCTGATGATGGGTACTCGATCAGGTTCTTTGGATCCTGCGGCTGTGCTTTATATTATGGAAAAAGAAAAATTAACACCAGCTCAAGCTTCGGATTTGCTCAACAAACAGAGTGGTTTGAAAGGTGTTTCTGGTGTTTCTAGCGATATGCGTGATGTCGAAGCTGCTGCTGACCAAGGTAATAAGCAAGCAAAACTTGCTAAAGATATGATGGCACATTATATCCGTCGGATGTTGGGAGCTTATTTGGTAGAATTAGATGCACAAGTTGATGCTATTGTATTTACAGCTGGGATGGGAGAATTTGATGTACAACTTCGGGCTCAAGTGACAGCTGGTTTGTCTTCGTTAGGGATTGAGATCGATCAAGCGGTTAATAAAGAGTCAAAATCGAAGTTAAGAGATATTTCGACACCTTCAGCAAAAATTCGGACTCTTGTAGTGCCCACTAATGAAGAATTAATGATAGCTTTAGAAACTCAGGAAGTGGTAAAATAG
- the metG gene encoding methionine--tRNA ligase translates to MARYLVTSALPYANGPLHLGHLAGAYIPADIFVRSRKLNGDDVIYICGTDEHGVPITIRADIEGVTPQEVVDRYHHEIAQAFKAFRIDFDNFSGTARPLHTALSQEFFLNLLNNNHILIKEEEQFYDYQAERFLPDRYVEGECPKCHYDKARGDQCDKCGVLLTPFELINPRSTLSGSRPVVKKARHWYLKLQDFEDKIVSWLQSKNDWKDNVTHFILGWIRTEGLHERAITRSLSWGVPVPLDDPEAQDKVLYVWFEAPIGYISSTIEWAEKLGQPDLWKNYWHNPETRMIHFIGKDNIPFHAVIWSALLMGQHDDRWILPYDIPANEYLNLEGEKISTSQNWAVWAQEAVNDFPADTLRYALAANAPESKDTDFSWKFFQSRNNDELANIYGNLVNRTLTFVDREGGLVPEASYNQRDKDHFLILEGLLTKLFDAFGHYRVREACKLMMDIAREGNRYFDEMKPWELRVSNPERLKTVLNVCLNTLRILAFASWSIIPDSAEKLWNMLGQATDLAKERLDRIATNFLESGQKLNPSEILFRKIDDKEIDAQIRKLNIQAGRTIKQIPKIEAKPEITIDDFMKLDLRVAEIIHAEVPEKSKKLLRLKVRVGIEERQIMAGIKEFYAVEELIGKKIIIVFNLKPAKLAGEESQGMLLAASNDDKSILYLVDPGDVPSGSRVS, encoded by the coding sequence ATGGCGCGATACTTAGTAACTTCTGCACTACCTTATGCAAATGGGCCTTTACATTTAGGACATTTAGCAGGGGCATATATCCCTGCAGATATTTTTGTGCGATCCCGCAAGTTAAACGGCGATGATGTAATCTATATTTGCGGCACTGACGAGCATGGAGTTCCTATAACAATTCGTGCAGATATCGAAGGTGTTACTCCTCAAGAGGTTGTTGACCGTTATCATCATGAGATTGCTCAGGCATTTAAAGCATTTCGGATCGATTTTGATAATTTTTCTGGAACGGCTCGGCCTTTACACACTGCATTATCTCAGGAATTTTTTCTTAATTTGCTTAATAATAATCATATTCTTATCAAAGAAGAGGAACAGTTTTATGATTATCAAGCAGAACGTTTTCTGCCGGATCGCTATGTTGAAGGAGAATGTCCAAAGTGTCATTATGATAAAGCACGTGGAGATCAGTGCGATAAGTGTGGTGTGCTTTTGACGCCTTTTGAGTTAATTAATCCCCGAAGTACTTTATCAGGTTCAAGGCCTGTAGTGAAAAAAGCTAGGCATTGGTATCTGAAGCTTCAAGATTTTGAGGATAAAATTGTTTCTTGGCTTCAATCTAAAAACGACTGGAAAGATAATGTTACCCACTTTATTTTAGGCTGGATCCGTACAGAAGGGCTTCATGAGCGTGCAATTACACGCAGTTTATCATGGGGTGTACCCGTGCCGTTAGATGATCCTGAAGCTCAAGATAAAGTATTGTATGTTTGGTTTGAAGCTCCAATTGGCTATATTTCATCTACTATTGAATGGGCAGAAAAACTTGGTCAACCTGATTTGTGGAAAAATTATTGGCATAATCCTGAAACGAGAATGATTCATTTTATTGGGAAGGATAATATCCCTTTTCATGCAGTTATTTGGTCTGCTCTCTTAATGGGACAGCATGATGATCGTTGGATTTTGCCATATGATATTCCAGCAAACGAATATTTAAATTTGGAAGGTGAAAAAATTTCAACTTCTCAAAATTGGGCAGTATGGGCCCAAGAAGCTGTCAATGATTTTCCGGCAGACACGTTACGATATGCATTAGCTGCTAATGCCCCTGAATCGAAAGATACTGATTTTTCTTGGAAGTTCTTTCAAAGCCGTAATAATGATGAATTAGCAAATATCTACGGAAATTTGGTTAATCGTACACTGACATTTGTTGACAGAGAAGGCGGTTTGGTACCTGAAGCTTCCTATAATCAGCGTGATAAGGATCATTTTTTGATTTTGGAGGGGTTGTTGACTAAGCTATTTGATGCTTTTGGACATTATCGTGTAAGAGAAGCCTGTAAGTTAATGATGGATATTGCGCGTGAAGGGAATCGTTATTTTGATGAGATGAAACCTTGGGAGCTTCGTGTTTCGAATCCTGAACGTTTGAAAACAGTACTTAATGTATGTTTAAACACGTTGAGAATTTTGGCGTTTGCTTCTTGGAGTATTATTCCTGACAGTGCGGAAAAATTATGGAATATGCTAGGTCAGGCCACAGATTTAGCAAAAGAACGGTTAGATCGTATTGCAACAAATTTTTTGGAGTCTGGACAAAAGTTGAATCCTAGTGAAATTTTGTTTCGTAAGATAGATGATAAAGAAATTGATGCACAAATTAGAAAATTAAATATACAAGCTGGACGAACAATAAAACAAATACCAAAAATTGAAGCAAAACCTGAAATTACTATAGATGATTTTATGAAGTTAGATCTGAGAGTGGCTGAAATAATTCATGCTGAAGTACCTGAAAAATCTAAAAAATTATTAAGATTAAAGGTTAGAGTAGGTATTGAAGAACGTCAAATTATGGCGGGAATTAAAGAATTCTATGCTGTTGAAGAATTAATTGGAAAAAAAATAATTATTGTTTTTAATCTCAAGCCTGCTAAATTAGCCGGTGAAGAGTCTCAAGGAATGCTGTTAGCAGCTTCTAATGATGATAAATCGATTTTATATTTGGTTGATCCGGGAGATGTACCTTCAGGATCCAGAGTATCGTAG
- a CDS encoding glycosyltransferase family 117 protein, with product MKKQQVLFNILYPNAYQPYVLQKIDYVFAGVLFFVSLFIYFLTLTPSVTAGDSGELITTVYNMGASHPPGFPLYGIVGKLFTFLRFPDIGYKLNIFSAVSAACAVLFCYLTLVKLLGFNRSVVGFSPVVHIPVVAASLLFAFSKAHWSQAVIAEVYAFNAGLTSAMFFVMTLWYEEIITYRDEENLWLAPRITLLLAFVMGLSITNHQLPVWYIIAWAFMLVPIIYLIISFKGAVFIKQFQERKFPLIMILIVVIMVIFLLVISAIKPDILFPEFGPPGYRLVFPQHVPYILTAILGGPVWLSFYVAQNSLYTASISRSRQDALHAIFWIVLAAVIAGMVFFLGGAHGIITSMPLIIMAVYQLIQKNDLAKETSKNWVDNFLFLLTWALWLFVFALSVYLYFYFRAKAISPLTEPKPLTWGDTQTLDILFNHMLRKQYPVGTDDYSNILGQIWAVIEYHFSQFGMINVLIGIVGIYYFFKNEPIQWTYYIIASLVFFWSIIDFINFEVNPRSLETQEVFFIQQFLIYAFFIAFGYQAILVLLQSLNKVKEE from the coding sequence GTGAAAAAACAACAAGTATTGTTCAATATATTGTATCCCAATGCTTATCAGCCCTATGTTTTGCAAAAAATTGATTATGTTTTTGCAGGTGTATTATTTTTTGTGTCACTTTTTATTTATTTCCTTACTTTGACACCATCAGTCACAGCAGGCGATAGCGGCGAGCTTATTACTACTGTATATAACATGGGTGCAAGCCATCCGCCAGGATTTCCACTTTATGGTATTGTCGGCAAATTATTTACTTTTCTTCGTTTTCCCGATATAGGATACAAATTAAATATTTTTTCTGCTGTTTCTGCTGCTTGTGCTGTGCTTTTTTGTTATCTGACATTAGTGAAATTATTAGGATTCAATAGATCAGTAGTTGGTTTTTCACCTGTGGTACATATTCCGGTTGTTGCTGCATCACTTTTGTTTGCATTTTCCAAAGCACACTGGTCTCAAGCCGTAATTGCCGAAGTTTATGCTTTTAATGCTGGTCTTACATCAGCAATGTTTTTCGTGATGACACTCTGGTATGAAGAAATAATTACATACCGTGATGAAGAAAATCTTTGGCTGGCTCCTCGTATAACATTATTGCTTGCATTTGTTATGGGACTTTCTATTACAAATCACCAATTACCTGTTTGGTATATTATTGCTTGGGCTTTTATGCTTGTGCCGATAATTTATCTTATTATTTCTTTTAAAGGTGCTGTCTTTATTAAACAGTTTCAAGAACGTAAATTTCCTCTTATTATGATACTGATAGTAGTGATTATGGTTATTTTTTTATTGGTTATTTCCGCTATTAAGCCTGATATATTATTTCCCGAGTTTGGACCTCCTGGTTATCGTTTGGTTTTTCCTCAGCATGTGCCTTATATTTTGACTGCCATCTTAGGGGGGCCAGTTTGGTTGAGCTTCTATGTTGCTCAAAATTCTTTATATACAGCTTCAATAAGCCGTTCTCGACAGGATGCTCTACATGCTATTTTTTGGATTGTTTTAGCAGCAGTTATAGCAGGAATGGTATTTTTTCTAGGTGGAGCACATGGGATTATTACCAGTATGCCACTTATTATTATGGCAGTTTATCAGCTCATTCAAAAAAATGATCTTGCTAAAGAAACATCGAAAAATTGGGTTGATAATTTTTTGTTTTTACTGACTTGGGCATTATGGTTGTTTGTGTTTGCTTTATCAGTCTATTTGTATTTTTACTTTCGGGCAAAAGCAATCTCCCCTCTTACAGAACCTAAACCTCTCACTTGGGGTGATACCCAAACTCTAGATATTCTTTTCAATCATATGCTTAGAAAACAATATCCTGTAGGTACTGATGATTATTCCAATATTTTAGGGCAAATTTGGGCAGTGATTGAATATCATTTTAGTCAATTCGGCATGATTAATGTATTAATAGGAATTGTTGGTATTTATTATTTTTTCAAAAATGAACCTATTCAATGGACTTATTATATAATAGCATCGTTGGTTTTTTTCTGGAGTATTATCGATTTTATCAACTTTGAAGTTAATCCGCGATCGTTGGAAACTCAAGAAGTATTTTTTATCCAACAGTTTTTAATTTATGCATTTTTTATTGCTTTTGGGTATCAAGCTATTTTAGTTTTATTACAGTCACTCAACAAAGTAAAAGAGGAGTAA
- a CDS encoding DUF305 domain-containing protein, giving the protein MSIFKYILGLLVLHGTAFAQHNMHQYNATQTSSPSQVILDLMHKPMMVQPYADTGNIDIDFLSNMMPHHQGAIDSSKELLKHSSNSTVKNAAKRIIKEQEQEIKAFNALIKILQKENAPNINVNLKKFVKDAKKDMNLMMKNMMGLKLSQNPDKDFLSGMIYHHQGAVAASKQILKYTQDSRIKEIAEHIIKAQEKEIQEFTTLIKTLE; this is encoded by the coding sequence ATGTCTATTTTTAAATATATTTTAGGATTATTGGTGCTGCACGGTACAGCTTTTGCGCAGCATAACATGCACCAGTACAATGCAACACAAACATCATCACCTAGTCAAGTCATTCTTGATCTCATGCACAAACCCATGATGGTCCAACCTTATGCAGACACTGGAAATATCGATATCGATTTTTTATCGAACATGATGCCTCATCATCAAGGTGCTATCGATTCCTCTAAAGAACTTCTCAAACATTCATCAAATAGCACTGTTAAAAATGCTGCTAAACGCATCATCAAAGAACAAGAACAGGAAATTAAAGCATTTAATGCCTTAATAAAAATTTTACAAAAAGAAAATGCTCCCAACATAAATGTCAATTTGAAAAAATTTGTGAAAGATGCAAAAAAAGATATGAATTTAATGATGAAAAACATGATGGGATTAAAATTATCACAAAACCCTGATAAAGATTTTCTTTCCGGTATGATATATCATCATCAAGGTGCCGTTGCAGCATCAAAACAAATTCTAAAATATACACAAGATTCCCGAATAAAAGAAATTGCTGAACATATTATTAAAGCTCAAGAAAAAGAAATACAAGAATTTACCACTTTAATAAAAACACTAGAATAG
- the greA gene encoding transcription elongation factor GreA, whose amino-acid sequence MAEQSIKKEPLLNDLQEKLNTEKWTKTGLDTYSVRNFVELDALMESARNNDCLDDVRQISREHLKDSPQSVIALYIVGSISLQESAMDDSYLPQLIKMFLEHNKIKVVEFLCEKILSYREHKYALRTLEQIYVNQDDKEALFNIRKRLVLVDSSDAANAKLLGEFYETEDKDLAMFYYRLAIERFIRMRNLKMIEELWNRIIILYPEDTKLVIAIAKKIREAASDEYVAALAFNTVAKNMMREGKFKQVLPLVKFCVALHPSEKQYRKAIEDCYREIYKDHHQLEYYLKASNVGQSWKPYREAIRFFESHIAFDTGSFVHHKNWGIGEVKLIEKDKVIISFVGKEEHEMSLMIALRSLTVLDEDHILLWKNQKPEKLRQLLDQDPLKVIELIMRSNDVEAINSKDLKEIIVPDLLSDKEWARWWLRAKKMMEFSNTIVPSLAKRNVIELRDTERSVVEELISRFKKTTSFENKVAVCLNFIERGGDINEKSASALKNYFLEVLNAHSESSERKVISLSLLKLAKIEALDENLIDIGILNGIKNFSDFYSSLDAELQKIILRLLQKKDDWAYRYKDLILGTQLTKNHSFMLQELVSYDKWEDINHIFSFALTHFQEKPELFVWISRHALDDMKEEFAHNVKEDELVLRMVTLIDILNSEIGVKTAVGRNKKLLTQIEDSLFKKQLLNKVINDADESTAQSLFALISSTITFDKEQKDVFLKALNNRYPKLEAAKPSAAMITARYPFLVTKQSYENKRKDLEHLINVEIPQNSLAIGEAMEKGDLRENSEYKAALEKQDQLKANLAKLENDLAQARVLDRNKVDTSFVDVGTKVTLEEKNDGIVSFQILDQWAVNFDKGIISYHSPLGHALLDKKVGDVVVFEFNGEVKNFKILAIELADFE is encoded by the coding sequence ATGGCAGAACAATCGATCAAAAAAGAACCATTATTAAATGATCTCCAAGAAAAATTGAATACCGAAAAATGGACAAAAACAGGCTTGGATACTTATAGTGTAAGAAATTTTGTAGAATTAGACGCTTTGATGGAAAGTGCTCGTAATAATGATTGTTTGGATGATGTACGCCAAATATCCCGCGAGCACCTCAAAGATAGTCCGCAAAGCGTAATAGCGTTGTATATTGTAGGTTCTATTTCCCTACAAGAATCAGCAATGGACGATTCTTATCTGCCTCAGCTGATTAAGATGTTTTTAGAACATAATAAAATAAAAGTAGTAGAGTTTTTATGTGAAAAAATTCTTTCATATCGTGAACATAAATATGCTCTTCGTACACTAGAACAGATCTATGTTAATCAGGATGATAAAGAAGCGTTGTTTAATATTAGAAAACGTTTAGTTTTAGTGGATAGTTCTGATGCAGCAAATGCAAAACTATTAGGAGAATTTTACGAAACAGAAGACAAGGATTTAGCGATGTTTTACTATCGTTTAGCGATAGAGCGTTTTATCCGGATGCGAAATCTAAAAATGATCGAAGAGTTATGGAATCGTATTATTATTTTATATCCGGAAGATACCAAACTAGTTATTGCTATTGCTAAAAAAATTCGCGAAGCTGCTAGTGATGAATATGTTGCTGCATTAGCATTTAATACTGTTGCAAAGAATATGATGAGGGAAGGTAAGTTCAAACAAGTATTGCCTTTAGTAAAATTTTGTGTAGCGCTTCACCCTTCTGAGAAACAGTACCGAAAAGCTATTGAAGACTGCTATCGTGAAATTTACAAAGATCATCATCAATTGGAATATTACTTAAAAGCATCTAATGTAGGTCAAAGTTGGAAACCTTATCGTGAAGCGATTCGATTTTTCGAAAGCCATATTGCTTTTGATACAGGTTCGTTTGTCCATCATAAGAATTGGGGCATTGGCGAAGTAAAATTAATAGAAAAAGATAAAGTTATTATTAGTTTTGTTGGTAAAGAAGAGCATGAGATGAGTCTTATGATTGCATTGCGGTCGCTTACTGTTCTCGATGAAGATCATATTCTTCTTTGGAAAAACCAAAAGCCTGAGAAGTTGCGACAATTGTTAGATCAGGATCCATTAAAAGTAATAGAACTAATCATGCGTAGTAATGATGTTGAAGCGATCAATTCAAAAGATCTAAAAGAAATTATTGTGCCTGATTTATTAAGTGATAAAGAATGGGCTCGTTGGTGGCTTAGAGCTAAAAAAATGATGGAATTTTCCAATACTATTGTTCCTAGTTTAGCAAAAAGAAATGTCATTGAATTAAGAGATACGGAACGCTCGGTTGTTGAGGAATTAATCAGTCGATTTAAAAAAACAACCAGTTTTGAAAATAAAGTTGCCGTTTGTTTGAATTTTATTGAAAGAGGCGGTGATATTAATGAAAAATCTGCATCTGCATTAAAAAATTATTTCTTAGAGGTTCTTAATGCTCATAGTGAAAGTTCGGAACGAAAAGTTATCTCTTTATCTCTGTTGAAATTAGCTAAAATTGAAGCCTTAGATGAGAATTTAATTGATATTGGCATATTAAATGGTATTAAAAATTTCTCTGATTTTTATAGTTCTTTAGATGCTGAGCTGCAAAAAATCATTTTACGGCTTCTGCAGAAAAAAGATGACTGGGCTTATCGCTATAAAGATCTGATTTTAGGGACACAGTTAACGAAAAATCATAGTTTTATGTTGCAAGAATTAGTTTCCTATGATAAATGGGAAGATATTAATCATATTTTTTCTTTTGCATTAACGCATTTTCAAGAAAAGCCAGAACTTTTCGTGTGGATTTCACGTCATGCATTAGATGATATGAAGGAAGAATTTGCTCATAATGTTAAAGAAGATGAATTGGTGTTACGTATGGTAACACTGATTGATATTTTAAATTCAGAGATTGGGGTGAAAACAGCGGTTGGACGTAATAAAAAATTGTTGACACAAATTGAAGATTCTCTTTTTAAGAAACAATTGTTAAATAAGGTCATAAATGATGCTGATGAGAGTACTGCACAGTCATTATTTGCATTGATTTCTTCTACAATCACGTTTGATAAGGAACAAAAAGATGTGTTTCTTAAGGCTCTGAATAACAGATATCCTAAATTGGAAGCAGCAAAACCTTCTGCTGCCATGATTACAGCGCGTTATCCTTTCTTAGTAACAAAGCAATCTTATGAAAATAAACGTAAAGATTTAGAACACCTAATTAACGTTGAGATTCCTCAGAATTCCTTAGCGATCGGTGAAGCTATGGAAAAAGGTGATTTAAGAGAAAACTCTGAATATAAGGCTGCGCTCGAAAAACAAGATCAATTAAAAGCCAATCTTGCAAAATTGGAAAATGATTTAGCTCAAGCACGTGTATTAGATCGGAATAAAGTAGATACTTCTTTTGTCGATGTAGGGACGAAAGTAACATTAGAAGAAAAAAATGATGGTATTGTTAGCTTTCAAATTCTTGATCAGTGGGCTGTAAATTTTGATAAAGGTATTATTTCGTATCATTCTCCTTTAGGACATGCTTTGTTAGATAAAAAAGTAGGAGATGTTGTTGTATTTGAATTTAATGGCGAAGTCAAGAATTTTAAGATTCTTGCTATTGAACTTGCAGATTTTGAATAA